In Zea mays cultivar B73 chromosome 7, Zm-B73-REFERENCE-NAM-5.0, whole genome shotgun sequence, the following proteins share a genomic window:
- the LOC103634325 gene encoding LOW QUALITY PROTEIN: uncharacterized protein (The sequence of the model RefSeq protein was modified relative to this genomic sequence to represent the inferred CDS: substituted 1 base at 1 genomic stop codon), whose product MAPGKRSTWTSRKPEEPMPTDYEKIRAMNMMKNNQLFQRLGLGQLKSLVTATAANNKEDCPQQSESLYDGENTDNSNEEVTIESQCRNSGRANISDDGHQISTKVTRGNKRIVAPAHERTIRVTRQRIAEINQENSHNPSVHKQLSSCPATNHDSIETLVVPTQPSANATIDNNPTHHIDNAIEPNSLIXEESDNHNAVEDIIPRRKSMGKQLESLSRGLGMKIPIQITEGSKRPEPPIQAAKFASEGGITLRQHIPIFHHWKEYKRKENEPTIKNYIGKVTAQFTMDNDSKAVEVACLDMLKVGQRQMRYRLKQKYFNGIPANQVRTTSPISSMSDEDWRKLVEKWSTPKHKDSCMKNKLNREKVQYQQCTGSQSYIAKAYLLKQEKYKDAEPSAIDLFKDMHCSKKKGFSENVKKAIVDMEAMVTTPVEDGQQQKSPMEVVSEVLGGSSLFLKNVGLQDNSKKSSTTTVSAMVQELQNQLEFERLEKDGLREEVETLKAQAQASKETMDNMKRSMEENNSLLHQLLSFNRSQVPPS is encoded by the exons ATGGCTCCAGGGAAGAGGTCCACATGGACCTCACGGAAACCCGAAG AACCTATGCCAACTGATTACGAGAAAATAAGGGCTATGAATATGATGAAGAACAATCAATTGTTTCAACGGCTAGGCCTTGGACAATTGAAATCACTGGTGACTGCTACAGCTGCAAACAACAAAGAAGACTGTCCTCAACAATCAGAGAGTTTATATGATGGTGAAAACACTGATAATTCTAATGAAGAGGTCACTATA GAATCCCAATGTCGTAACAGTGGTCGTGCCAACATATCCGATGATGGTCATCAGATCTCAACAAAAGTAACAAGAGGAAATAAAAGAATTGTGGCACCTGCACATGAGCGAACAATTAGAGTCACTAGGCAAAGAATTGCTGAAATAAACCAAGAAAATAGCCACAACCCGTCTGTTCATAAACAACTCAGTTCATGTCCTGCTACAAACCATGATTCGATCGAAACTCTTGTTGTTCCTACACAACCTAGTGCAAATGCCACCATAGACAATAACCCAACACATCACATAGACAATGCTATAGAGCCTAATTCTCTGATATAGGAGGAGAGTGATAACCACAATGCAGTTGAAG ATATCATACCAAGGAGAAAAAGTATGGGCAAACAACTTGAATCGTTAAGCAGAGGACTAGGAATGAAGATTCCAATCCAAATTACTGAAGGGAGCAAGAGGCCAGAGCCACCCATTCAAGCTGCTAAGTTTGCATCAGAGGGGGGAATCACATTGAGGCAGCACATTCCAATATTTCACCACTGGAAGGAGTACAAGAGGAAAGAGAATGAACCTACAATAAAAAACTATATTGGAAAAGTTACT GCTCAATTCACCATGGACAATGATAGCAAGGCAGTGGAAGTTGCATGTCTAGATATGCTAAAGGTTGGACAACGCCAAATGAGGTATAGACTAAAACAAAAGTATTTCAATGGGATACCTGCTAATCAAGTGAGGACTACATCGCCTATTTCAAGCATGTCTGATGAGGACTGGAGAAAGTTGGTGGAGAAGTGGTCTACCCCAAAACACAAG GATAGTTGTATGAAGAATAAACTTAATCGTGAAAAAGTACAGTATCAACAATGCACAGGATCCCAGtcatatattgcaaaagcttattTACTG AAACAAGAGAAATATAAGGATGCTGAACCGAGTGCAATAGATCTTTTCAAGGACATGCATTGCAGCAAGAAGAAAGGTTTTTCTGAAAATGTAAAGAAAGCAATT GTTGACATGGAAGCAATGGTGACAACACCAGTTGAGGATGGACAACAGCAGAAGTCTCCTATGGAAGTTGTTTCTGAAGTGCTAGGGGGCTCCAGTTTATTTCTAAAGAATGTTGGTCTGCAAGATAACTCCAAGAAAAGCTCCACAACAACTGTTTCTGCAATGGTTCAAGAACTTCAGAATCAATTGGAGTTTGAGAGGCTAGAAAAAGATGGACTTCGGGAAGAAGTAGAAACCTTAAAGGCTCAGGCACAGGCCTCAAAGGAGACCATGGACAATATGAAGAGATCGATGGAAGAAAATAATAGTCTCCTCCATCAACTGTTGAGCTTCAATCGAAGCCAAGTGCCCCCATCTTAA